One window of Phalacrocorax carbo chromosome 1, bPhaCar2.1, whole genome shotgun sequence genomic DNA carries:
- the VEGFD gene encoding vascular endothelial growth factor D, whose product MYKPWATLNIFIVSFLHLLQGSDYENGSVKRTSLSALERSEQQIRRASSLEELLRITHSEDWKLWKCRLKLKSLANLDSRSASHRSTRFAAAFYDIDTLKVIDEEWQKTQCVPRETCVEVAKELGTTTNKFFKPPCVNVFRCGGCCNEESLSCMNTSTTYVSKTLFEISVPLTSVPEPVPIKIANHTGCKCLSNTQRHQYAIIRRSVQYPEEDGCPFTNKLCHNGWIWDSDKCECVVDVQHPNRREGLPPLAELAMCGQHMEFDEENCECICRQKCPTDFFQSKENCSCYLCRESQESCALRHKIFHAETCSCEDKCPSQPRTCPTAKPVCPRHCRCPKEKRGSHGSQSKETP is encoded by the exons AGGACATCTCTGTCAGCATTGGAGCGGTCAGAACAGCAGATCAGGAGAGCATCCAGCCTGGAAGAGCTGCTTCGCATCACTCACTCTGAGGACTGGAAGCTGTGGAAATGCAGGCTAAAACTCAAAAGTCTGGCCAATTTAGATTCCCGCTCTGCATCACATCGCTCCACcagatttgctgctgctttctatGATATTGATACACTGAAAG TCATAGATGAGGAATGGCAAAAGACTCAATGCGTGCCAAGGGAAACCTGCGTGGAAGTTGCCAAGGAGCTGGGTACAACAACCAACAAATTCTTCAAGCCTCCCTGCGTGAATGTGTTCAGATGTGGAGGCTGCTGCAATGAGGAGAGTCTGAGTTGCATGAATACAAGTACAACTTACGTGTCAAAAACG CTCTTTGAGATCTCAGTTCCCTTGACAAGTGTTCCTGAGCCCGTGCCAATCAAAATTGCCAATCACACAGGCTGCAAGTGTCTATCAAATACCCAGCGTCATCAGTATGCCATCATACGAAGATCTGTCCAGTATCCAGAAGAAGATGG atgCCCCTTTACCAACAAACTTTGTCATAATGGATGGATCTGGGATAGTGACAAATGTGAATGTGTTGTAGATGTACAGCACCCCAACAGACGAGAAG GACTCCCTCCTCTTGCTGAGCTGGCTATGTGTGGACAACATATGGAATTTGATGAAGAAAATTGTGAATGCATCTGTAGACAGAAGTGTCCCACAGATTTCTTTCAAAGTAAAGAGAACTGCAGCTGCTATTTGTGTAGGGAGAGCCAGGAAAGCTGTGCTCTAAGACACAAAATCTTTCATGCTGAAACCTGCAG CTGTGAGGACAAATGTCCATCCCAACCCAGAACATGCCCAACTGCAAAACCAGTATGTCCCAGGCATTGTCGCTGTCCGAAGGAGAAGAGAGGTTCTCATGGGTCCCAAAGCAAAGAAACTCCTTGA